The following nucleotide sequence is from Alkalihalobacillus sp. LMS39.
TGGTTCAATAGTAAAGGTAAGTGAGTAGCTACTGGCATGCCAGCATGTTGAGAAAAAAGCGTTGCAAAACTATTTTCTTTTATAATGTCGTAAGCTATTGTTTCATCTGTAATTTTAAATGGAGCAGGTATGTACATCATCATCCACCTTTCTTACATTGATTAGGCTGTCAAGGTATTCTCGACAGCCTAATGATATCATAATTCTATCGGACATCCGTTCCGCTATTTGCCGAAAAAAGCAGATTTCTCGAATGCTACCGGACATTGGTTCCGTTATATTCAATAATCACGGGCTTTTCATCGCCAAGTTTATAAAATAACGGAACAGATGTCCATACGATATGAAGAAATCGTTATTTTCCCCAAAATAGCGGAACAAATGTCCGTAACGTTATTCACACTACAATCTCTGTAACCGACCTTTTAGTATGCCTCGTACCTTTTAAATGCAACAAACGCAAAAACAAACAAAGCTATCACAATGCCAATCGATGAGCTAAAAGCAATAAATGCCGTGTCACTCCATGTTCCGCTTAAGAAAAACGTCCCAATCTCTTGTGGAACCATAGAAGGTGACCATTTTGCATAATTCGGAAGAAAACTACTAAACACTGATAATCCTGCTAATACTGCTAAACTAACAGCTGCCACTCCCCCGTTTTGTTTCAAGCAAACACTGCATACTAACGTGACGCTAATGACAAAAACAACCCATAAACAATACACAAACAAACTAAGTAAAAAGGTCGAAAACGCAATGTCACCGAACAATAAAACAGTGTAGTAATAGGCAAGAGTATAGCCAAGTCCAAACGATCCGACAGCTATAAAACATTGACTTATCCACTTACTTCCTAAATATTGCAACGCTGAGATAGGACGAACCATCACTAACGTTAGAGCACCGTTTCCTCTCTCATTTGACACACTTCCCATTGAACTTAATACGAGTAATGCGGTTCCAAGTAAGCCAAACTGTGAGAGAACACTTAAAAGGACCTCCTCACTCGTCGGTGTCGGTATCATTTCAATAACTTCTTTTGGAATGTCTCCTGCAACTTCTAATATTTGTGGCATGTAATAAGTAGTAATCGGTTCCATTACACCTAATAACAAAAAGACAACTGGGAGCCAGATTATTTTTCCTGTCGATATACTTTCACGAATTTCTTTCATGATTAATGTTTTTAGTTTCATGATTCCATCACCTTTATATACATGTCTTCTAGTGTATCTCTTTTTCTTTGAAACTGTGAAATTATAACGGATGATTCCACACACGTTTGTAAAAACTGTTGGCTCGCTTTCACATTGACAAAGGTCACATCTACTTTTTCCTTTTCATAGTAATGAACAGATACGATGTCTTTCGCTTCTTGGATAACAGGTTCTAATGACGAGTCTGCTTCAATAAAAAAAGTGAGCTCCTCGTTCTCAGACTTTAACTGCTCCAATGAACCTGACCAAACGAGGTTTCCCTCCCGTAACATCACGACAGAATCACATACTTGTTCGGCATCATGTAACACATGAGTGGAAAACAGAATTGTCATCTTTTCTTTTAATTGAAATAATAATTGCAACACTTCTCTTCGTCCTTCAGGGTCTAAAGCCGACACTGGTTCATCTAATAGCAACAGTGTTGGATTGTGTATAAGTGCTTGAGCTAATCCTAATCGTTGCTTCATCCCGCCAGAAAACCCTGATATTTTTCGCTTTCTGGCATGGTCTAACCCCGTAAAAGAAAGAACCTCTGCTATTTTTTCTTTCACCTCGTTTTTTTCCATTTCAGAAAGAGAACCAACAAATTGTAAATATTGCTCTGCAGTCATCCACGAGAAAAATTGAGGGTATTGTGGTAAAAAGCCAATATGCTTTTTATCGATATACGGTTTACCCATAAACGTAACTTTCCCACTCGTTTGTTCGAGTAACCCTGCAATCATTTGTAATGTCGTTGTTTTCCCTGCTCCGTTTCTCCCTAACAGGGCAACACATGAACCAGGCTCAATACCAAACGAAACCATTTCAACAGCCGTATGTTGCCGATACTTCTTAGTTAATTCTTTCACCTCAAGT
It contains:
- a CDS encoding ABC transporter permease; amino-acid sequence: MKLKTLIMKEIRESISTGKIIWLPVVFLLLGVMEPITTYYMPQILEVAGDIPKEVIEMIPTPTSEEVLLSVLSQFGLLGTALLVLSSMGSVSNERGNGALTLVMVRPISALQYLGSKWISQCFIAVGSFGLGYTLAYYYTVLLFGDIAFSTFLLSLFVYCLWVVFVISVTLVCSVCLKQNGGVAAVSLAVLAGLSVFSSFLPNYAKWSPSMVPQEIGTFFLSGTWSDTAFIAFSSSIGIVIALFVFAFVAFKRYEAY
- a CDS encoding ABC transporter ATP-binding protein; the protein is MLLEVKELTKKYRQHTAVEMVSFGIEPGSCVALLGRNGAGKTTTLQMIAGLLEQTSGKVTFMGKPYIDKKHIGFLPQYPQFFSWMTAEQYLQFVGSLSEMEKNEVKEKIAEVLSFTGLDHARKRKISGFSGGMKQRLGLAQALIHNPTLLLLDEPVSALDPEGRREVLQLLFQLKEKMTILFSTHVLHDAEQVCDSVVMLREGNLVWSGSLEQLKSENEELTFFIEADSSLEPVIQEAKDIVSVHYYEKEKVDVTFVNVKASQQFLQTCVESSVIISQFQRKRDTLEDMYIKVMES